A single window of Synechococcus sp. C9 DNA harbors:
- the hisA gene encoding 1-(5-phosphoribosyl)-5-[(5-phosphoribosylamino)methylideneamino]imidazole-4-carboxamide isomerase: MDVIPAIDLLDGQCVRLVQGDYARSEIFSSDPVQMAQAWVNHGATRLHLVDLNGAKTGTPYHLEVIRRIIQTVGIPVQVGGGIRELQTVAQLVDLGADRVIVGTVAVKQPELCQQWCAAFPDKIWVSVDARGGQVAVAGWQEPTGVRMDDLVQDWVDWGVAGLIYTDIERDGTLTGPDMDGLRGLLAQVSVPVLASGGVGSMTDVLSLLALEPLGLAGVIIGKALYTGDIDLRHALQAVGPGRWQDVPPADGLGTIYA; encoded by the coding sequence ATGGATGTCATTCCAGCGATTGATTTGCTCGATGGGCAGTGTGTCCGCCTGGTTCAAGGGGATTATGCCCGGTCGGAGATTTTCAGCAGTGACCCGGTGCAAATGGCGCAGGCGTGGGTCAATCATGGGGCAACCCGTTTGCATTTGGTGGATTTGAATGGGGCGAAAACTGGCACGCCCTATCATCTGGAGGTGATTCGCCGGATTATCCAAACGGTGGGGATTCCGGTGCAGGTGGGGGGCGGCATTCGGGAGTTACAGACGGTGGCGCAGTTGGTGGACCTGGGGGCGGACCGGGTGATTGTGGGGACGGTGGCGGTGAAACAACCAGAACTGTGTCAGCAGTGGTGCGCCGCATTTCCCGATAAAATCTGGGTGAGTGTGGACGCCCGGGGGGGGCAAGTGGCGGTGGCGGGCTGGCAGGAACCGACGGGAGTGCGGATGGATGACCTGGTGCAGGACTGGGTGGACTGGGGGGTGGCGGGGTTGATTTACACGGATATTGAGCGGGATGGCACCCTGACCGGGCCGGATATGGACGGGCTGAGGGGCTTGTTGGCGCAGGTGTCGGTGCCGGTGTTGGCGTCTGGGGGGGTCGGCTCGATGACCGATGTACTGTCTTTGTTAGCCTTGGAACCCCTGGGGCTGGCGGGGGTGATCATTGGCAAGGCGCTGTACACCGGGGATATTGACCTACGACACGCATTGCAGGCGGTGGGGCCGGGACGGTGGCAGGATGTCCCCCCGGCGGATGGACTGGGTACGATCTATGCCTGA